One genomic region from Actinocatenispora thailandica encodes:
- a CDS encoding MBL fold metallo-hydrolase, which yields MFVAGFPSAAFGTNCYVLAPAVGEQCVIVDPGYQVADELAEVVAEFRLRPVAVLLTHGHLDHTFSVVPVCKANDVTAYVHPADRAMLADPTVGLSPELVAALHQLPDGMVDTEPADVAELTDGATLSLAGLTLAVDHAPGHTEGSVMFRLPGGVRRVGAQLPPEQAELAEASEVCLTGDVLFAGSVGRVDMPGGSAAAMADSLRRRVLPLADTVAVLPGHGPHTTIGRERRTNPYLLDPGVLAAT from the coding sequence ATGTTCGTCGCCGGGTTCCCGTCCGCCGCGTTCGGCACGAACTGCTACGTGCTCGCCCCGGCCGTCGGCGAGCAGTGCGTGATCGTCGACCCCGGTTACCAGGTGGCCGACGAACTGGCCGAGGTGGTCGCCGAGTTCCGGTTGCGTCCGGTCGCGGTGCTGTTGACGCACGGCCACCTCGATCACACGTTCTCGGTGGTGCCGGTCTGCAAGGCGAACGACGTCACCGCCTACGTGCACCCGGCCGACCGGGCGATGCTCGCCGATCCGACCGTGGGGCTGTCCCCGGAGCTGGTCGCCGCGCTGCACCAGTTGCCGGACGGCATGGTCGACACCGAGCCCGCCGATGTCGCGGAGCTCACCGACGGTGCGACGCTGTCGCTGGCCGGGCTGACCCTGGCCGTCGACCATGCGCCCGGCCATACCGAGGGGTCGGTGATGTTCCGTCTGCCCGGTGGGGTGCGGCGCGTCGGTGCGCAGCTGCCTCCCGAGCAGGCCGAGCTGGCTGAGGCCAGCGAGGTCTGCCTGACCGGGGACGTGCTCTTCGCCGGCTCGGTAGGACGCGTGGACATGCCCGGCGGGTCCGCCGCGGCGATGGCCGACAGCCTGCGGCGCCGGGTGCTGCCGCTGGCCGACACCGTCGCCGTCCTGCCCGGGCACGGGCCGCACACCACGATCGGCCGCGAGCGGCGCACCAATCCGTACCTGCTGGATCCGGGCGTGCTCGCGGCCACCTGA
- the aspS gene encoding aspartate--tRNA ligase: MIRTHGAGTLRAEHVGHHVTLAGWVARRRDHGGVIFVDLRDASGVVQVVFRGGTAEADAAEAAAHVLRSEYCVRIEGTVEARPAGNENPELPTGDVELTVTALTVLSASAPLPFPIDEHLSVGEEARLKYRYLDLRRSGPAHALRLRSDANRIARTVLAERDFVEIETPTLTRSTPEGARDFLVPVRLQPGSWYALPQSPQLFKQLLMVAGMERYYQIARCYRDEDFRADRQPEFTQLDIEMSFVTQDDVIEVGEAITAALWSQLAGYEIPRPIPRITWHEAMDRYGSDKPDLRYEVELTELTEVLRGTEFRVFAGAIAAGGYVGAVVMPGGAGQTRKELDGWQDWAKARGAKGLAYVLFDAETGAPKGPVAKNLSAEHLAALPDAVGAKPGDAVFFAAGDRIGAQELLGAARNEIARRCGLIDENAWAFCWVTDAPMFLPVESSDDVAVGSGAWTAVHHPFTSPAGEWLETFEQDPERATAHAYDIVCNGNEIGGGSIRIHQADVQKRVFDLLGITPDDAADKFGFLLDAFQYGPPPHGGIAFGWDRVCMLLGGLDSIREVIAFPKSGGGFDPLTGAPTPITPQQRREAGVDAKPKPKAAEAAEKPATAQ, encoded by the coding sequence GTGATCCGCACCCACGGGGCAGGCACGCTGCGCGCCGAGCATGTCGGGCACCATGTCACGCTGGCCGGTTGGGTGGCCCGCCGCCGCGACCACGGCGGGGTGATCTTCGTCGACCTGCGGGACGCCTCCGGCGTCGTCCAGGTGGTGTTCCGGGGCGGTACCGCCGAGGCGGACGCCGCGGAGGCCGCCGCGCACGTGCTGCGCAGCGAGTACTGCGTGCGCATCGAGGGCACCGTCGAGGCCCGGCCGGCCGGCAACGAGAACCCGGAGCTGCCCACCGGCGACGTCGAGCTGACCGTCACCGCGCTGACGGTGCTCAGCGCCTCGGCGCCGCTGCCGTTCCCGATCGACGAACACCTGTCGGTCGGTGAGGAGGCCCGGCTCAAGTACCGCTACCTGGACCTGCGCCGGTCCGGCCCGGCGCACGCGCTGCGGCTGCGCAGCGACGCGAACCGGATCGCCCGTACCGTGCTGGCCGAGCGCGACTTCGTCGAGATCGAGACGCCGACGCTGACCCGCTCCACCCCGGAGGGCGCCCGCGACTTCCTGGTCCCGGTGCGGTTGCAGCCCGGCTCCTGGTACGCGCTGCCGCAGTCGCCGCAGCTGTTCAAGCAGCTGCTGATGGTGGCCGGGATGGAGCGCTACTACCAGATCGCGCGCTGCTACCGGGACGAGGACTTCCGCGCCGACCGGCAGCCGGAGTTCACCCAGCTCGACATCGAGATGTCGTTCGTCACCCAGGACGACGTGATCGAGGTCGGCGAGGCGATCACCGCGGCGCTGTGGTCGCAGCTGGCCGGCTACGAGATTCCGCGGCCGATCCCGCGGATCACCTGGCACGAGGCGATGGACCGGTACGGCTCGGACAAGCCCGACCTGCGCTACGAGGTGGAGCTGACCGAGCTGACCGAGGTGCTGCGTGGCACCGAGTTCCGGGTGTTCGCCGGTGCGATCGCCGCCGGCGGTTACGTGGGCGCGGTGGTGATGCCGGGCGGCGCCGGCCAGACCCGCAAGGAGCTGGACGGCTGGCAGGACTGGGCGAAGGCGCGCGGCGCCAAGGGCCTCGCGTACGTGCTGTTCGACGCGGAGACCGGCGCGCCGAAGGGCCCGGTGGCGAAGAACCTGTCCGCCGAACACCTGGCCGCGCTGCCGGACGCGGTGGGCGCCAAGCCGGGCGACGCGGTGTTCTTCGCCGCCGGCGACCGGATCGGCGCGCAGGAACTGCTCGGCGCGGCCCGCAACGAGATCGCCCGCCGCTGCGGCCTGATCGACGAGAACGCCTGGGCGTTCTGCTGGGTGACCGACGCGCCGATGTTCCTGCCGGTGGAGTCCAGTGACGACGTGGCGGTCGGCTCCGGCGCCTGGACCGCCGTGCACCACCCGTTCACCTCGCCGGCCGGGGAGTGGCTGGAGACCTTCGAGCAGGACCCGGAGCGCGCCACCGCCCACGCGTACGACATCGTCTGCAACGGCAACGAGATCGGCGGCGGCTCGATCCGTATCCACCAGGCGGACGTGCAGAAGCGCGTTTTCGACCTGCTCGGCATCACCCCGGACGACGCGGCCGACAAGTTCGGCTTCCTGCTCGACGCCTTCCAGTACGGGCCGCCCCCGCACGGCGGCATCGCGTTCGGCTGGGACCGGGTGTGCATGCTGCTCGGCGGGCTGGACAGCATCCGTGAGGTGATCGCGTTCCCGAAGTCGGGCGGCGGGTTCGACCCGCTGACCGGTGCGCCGACCCCGATCACGCCGCAGCAGCGGCGCGAGGCCGGGGTGGACGCGAAACCCAAGCCGAAGGCCGCCGAGGCAGCGGAGAAGCCGGCGACCGCGCAGTGA
- a CDS encoding sulfotransferase family protein: MKVKQKINTALGRTTGFELVRVRGPRRRRPVIRGERLLKQPVFLLSSVRSGSTLLRVILDSHSQLFAPHELHLGDIEAKAKGWFAEHAMSDLGFDNNELTALLWDRLLDEALRRSGKKVLVEKTPNQVFRTKRLLDIWPDARFVFLLRHPASILASWREARPQLSRDEAITDILRYLTSLQEAREQLTGVDVRYEDLTERPEEETRRLCEFLGVEWEASMLEYGDNGHTKFRRGLGDWSEKINSGRLQPARPVPDDVPDEFTSFCTAWGYDRSD; this comes from the coding sequence ATGAAGGTGAAGCAGAAGATCAACACGGCATTGGGTCGCACCACCGGTTTCGAACTGGTCCGGGTCCGCGGCCCACGTCGACGACGCCCGGTGATCCGCGGCGAACGGCTGCTGAAGCAGCCGGTGTTCCTGCTGTCCTCGGTGCGCTCCGGCTCCACCCTGTTACGCGTCATCCTGGACAGCCACTCCCAGCTGTTCGCGCCGCACGAGCTGCACCTCGGCGACATCGAGGCGAAGGCCAAGGGCTGGTTCGCCGAGCACGCGATGAGCGACCTGGGGTTCGACAACAACGAGCTCACCGCGCTGCTGTGGGACCGGCTGCTGGACGAGGCGCTGCGCCGCAGCGGCAAGAAAGTCCTGGTCGAGAAGACGCCCAACCAGGTGTTCCGGACCAAGCGGCTGCTCGACATCTGGCCGGACGCCCGGTTCGTCTTCCTGCTCCGTCACCCGGCCTCGATCCTCGCATCGTGGCGGGAGGCCCGGCCCCAACTGTCCCGGGACGAGGCCATCACCGACATCCTGCGGTACCTGACCTCGCTGCAGGAGGCGCGCGAGCAGCTGACCGGCGTCGACGTGCGGTACGAGGACCTCACCGAACGCCCGGAGGAGGAGACCCGCCGGCTGTGCGAGTTCCTCGGCGTCGAGTGGGAAGCCTCGATGCTGGAGTACGGCGACAACGGGCACACCAAGTTCCGCCGCGGCCTCGGCGACTGGAGCGAGAAGATCAACTCCGGCCGGTTGCAACCGGCCCGGCCGGTGCCCGACGACGTGCCGGACGAGTTCACCTCGTTCTGCACCGCCTGGGGCTACGACCGGTCGGACTGA
- a CDS encoding sensor histidine kinase, giving the protein MGGSSEGGGPLQGGGRARGADPDVSGLRDGGVLLPGSPGSPARLAFRITALASWILLSVLGVPVAHRPLTTVLVAVAGAVVIVSATVLRRRHWWLSALGVQLFAAMGLVLTAIGPSWVGWAPVVFALFWSIIRLPARFAVFASATLTAGMIVVGWFALGPAAVVGQLGTCMGVAVLAYSMRTARQRATDAERLLASERAAREATERAGVLAERQRLAREIHDILAHTLSAQVVQLEGTRMLLRHGADTDAVLARVEQAQRLARDGLDETRRALDSLRGRSRPLTETLPALAADAGAGYTSEGDARDLGPEASLAIVRTVQEALTNVRKHARGAATTVRLRYAPDATTVEVVDGGGGVPAADELAGTGGGYGLAGMRERAELLGGALTAGPLADGGFRVRLRIPT; this is encoded by the coding sequence GTGGGCGGCTCGTCCGAGGGCGGCGGGCCGCTGCAGGGCGGCGGGCGGGCCCGCGGCGCCGACCCGGACGTGAGCGGGTTGCGGGACGGCGGCGTGCTGCTGCCCGGGAGCCCGGGGAGCCCGGCCCGGCTCGCGTTTCGGATCACCGCGCTGGCCTCCTGGATCCTGCTGTCGGTGCTCGGCGTGCCGGTCGCGCACCGCCCGCTGACCACCGTGCTGGTCGCCGTCGCCGGTGCGGTGGTGATCGTGAGCGCGACCGTACTGCGCCGCCGGCACTGGTGGCTGTCGGCGCTCGGCGTGCAGCTGTTCGCGGCGATGGGGCTGGTGCTGACGGCGATCGGGCCCAGCTGGGTCGGCTGGGCGCCGGTGGTCTTCGCGCTGTTCTGGTCGATCATCCGGCTGCCGGCTCGTTTCGCGGTCTTCGCCTCGGCGACGCTGACCGCCGGCATGATCGTCGTCGGCTGGTTCGCCCTGGGGCCGGCCGCGGTGGTCGGGCAGCTCGGTACCTGCATGGGCGTCGCGGTGCTGGCGTACTCGATGCGTACCGCCCGGCAGCGCGCCACGGACGCCGAGCGGCTGCTCGCCTCCGAACGCGCGGCGCGCGAGGCGACCGAGCGGGCCGGCGTACTCGCCGAGCGGCAGCGGCTGGCCCGGGAGATCCACGACATCCTGGCGCACACGCTCTCGGCGCAGGTGGTGCAGTTGGAGGGGACCCGGATGCTGCTGCGCCACGGGGCCGACACCGACGCGGTACTGGCCCGGGTCGAGCAGGCGCAACGGCTGGCCCGGGACGGCCTGGACGAGACCCGCCGCGCGCTGGACTCGCTGCGCGGCCGGTCCCGGCCGTTGACCGAGACGCTGCCGGCGCTCGCCGCGGACGCCGGCGCCGGCTACACCAGCGAGGGCGACGCGCGGGACCTGGGACCGGAGGCGTCGCTCGCGATCGTGCGGACCGTACAGGAAGCCTTGACCAACGTACGCAAGCACGCGCGCGGCGCCGCCACGACGGTACGGCTGCGGTACGCCCCGGACGCGACCACCGTCGAGGTCGTCGACGGTGGGGGAGGCGTGCCGGCCGCCGACGAACTCGCCGGCACCGGCGGCGGGTACGGTCTTGCCGGGATGCGGGAGCGCGCCGAACTGCTCGGCGGAGCGCTGACCGCGGGGCCGCTCGCGGATGGCGGATTCCGGGTCCGGCTGCGCATTCCGACCTGA
- a CDS encoding SDR family oxidoreductase gives MVGTMIVTGVSGYLGGRLAARAVRRGWSVVGTVHAGRCSVAAVQVERIDLVDRSATAALLDRIRPDAVIHAATGRDRGDWAAVADATGTVAVAAAAVGARLVHVSSDAVLSGRQPPYDESALPDPVNRYGAGKAAAETVVKAVAPGAAIVRAPLIVGTDGDSKYERMTPALIAGEPGALFTDSYRSPIHVDDLSEALLELATAGAAAGEHAGVLNVAGPETISFHQLGMLIARRQGLDPALVPSARAGELDVVIPRDTRLDTSLATGLLTIRLRGVREFLA, from the coding sequence ATGGTGGGAACGATGATCGTCACCGGCGTGTCGGGATATCTGGGTGGCCGGCTGGCCGCGCGGGCCGTTCGCCGGGGCTGGTCGGTCGTCGGCACGGTTCATGCTGGACGGTGCTCGGTCGCTGCGGTCCAGGTCGAACGGATCGATCTGGTCGATCGTTCGGCCACCGCCGCGCTGCTGGACCGGATCCGGCCCGACGCGGTGATCCACGCCGCGACCGGCCGGGATCGCGGTGACTGGGCCGCGGTCGCCGACGCCACCGGTACCGTCGCGGTCGCCGCGGCCGCGGTGGGCGCCAGGCTGGTGCACGTCTCCAGCGACGCCGTCCTGTCCGGGCGGCAACCGCCGTACGACGAGTCGGCGCTACCGGACCCGGTCAACCGGTACGGCGCGGGGAAGGCCGCGGCCGAGACCGTCGTGAAGGCGGTGGCGCCCGGCGCGGCGATCGTCCGGGCACCGCTGATCGTCGGGACCGACGGCGACAGCAAGTACGAGCGGATGACGCCGGCGCTGATCGCGGGGGAGCCGGGTGCGCTGTTCACCGACTCGTACCGCTCGCCGATCCACGTCGACGACCTGAGCGAGGCGCTGCTCGAGCTCGCCACCGCGGGTGCCGCCGCCGGCGAGCATGCCGGCGTGCTGAACGTGGCAGGGCCGGAGACCATCAGCTTTCATCAGCTCGGCATGTTGATCGCGCGCCGGCAGGGCCTCGACCCGGCGCTGGTCCCGAGCGCCCGAGCGGGTGAACTCGATGTCGTGATCCCACGAGACACCCGTCTCGACACGAGCCTTGCCACCGGCCTGCTGACGATCAGGCTGCGCGGCGTGCGCGAGTTTCTCGCCTGA
- a CDS encoding RelA/SpoT family protein, whose product MSERSVRPDRSTEAAGPAASPPATPGGAPADEPAVSSSALSSAPTGRRVRARLARFNAPWQTPQVSEVLEPLVATHRASHPKADVRELQHAYDVAARYHSGQFRKSGDPYITHPLAVAQILSELGMDTTTLVAALLHDTIEDTSYTLADMQRDFGGEVALLVDGVTKLDKVKLGDAAKAETIRKMVIAMAKDPRVLVIKLADRLHNMRTLTFLPRPKQEQKARETLEILAPLAHRLGMNTIKWELEDLAFATLYPKRYEEIARLVADHTPQRDGLLNEVTEKVKTDLRGAKLKAQVVGRPKHLYSVYQKMIVRGRDFTDIYDLVGVRVLVDTVRDCYAALGVVHANWQPVPGRFKDYIAMPKFNMYQSLHTTVIGPTGKPVELQIRTFAMHRTAEYGIAAHWKYKENKDATIVGPPAHIDEMAWLRQLLDWQREASDPSEFLDSLRYDLSSQEVYVFTPKGDVIALPKGSTPVDFAYAVHTEVGHKCIGARVNGKLVPLESQLSNGDVVEIFTSKSETAGPSHDWLGFVASPRARTKIRQYFNKERREEAIETGKDEIVRAMRKQGLPLQRMLTADALTAIARDLHHTDVSSLYAAVGENQVSAQAVVQRLVAAYGGEEGAVEDIAETAVPTRPPRNRGRSYDPGVMVSGISDVWVKLARCCTPVPGDDILGFVTHSGGISVHRTDCTNAAELRRQPHRLVEVAWKPSAASTFLVAIQVEALDRHRLLADVTKVLSEEKVNILSATVTTTRDRVAVSRFTFEMADPKHLGHLLKTVRKVDGVYDAYRVTSGA is encoded by the coding sequence GTGTCTGAGCGCAGCGTGCGGCCGGACCGCAGCACCGAAGCGGCCGGCCCCGCCGCCTCGCCGCCGGCCACTCCGGGCGGGGCGCCAGCCGACGAGCCGGCCGTTTCGTCGTCGGCGCTGTCCAGCGCGCCGACCGGCCGGCGGGTGCGGGCGCGGCTGGCCCGGTTCAACGCGCCCTGGCAGACTCCGCAGGTTTCCGAGGTGCTGGAGCCGCTGGTCGCCACGCATCGGGCGAGCCACCCGAAGGCCGACGTGCGGGAGCTGCAGCACGCCTACGACGTGGCCGCGCGCTACCACAGCGGTCAGTTCCGCAAGTCCGGCGATCCGTACATCACGCATCCGCTGGCGGTCGCGCAGATCCTGTCCGAGCTGGGCATGGACACGACCACGCTGGTGGCGGCGTTGTTGCACGACACCATCGAGGACACCAGCTACACGCTCGCCGACATGCAGCGCGACTTCGGCGGCGAGGTGGCGCTGCTGGTCGACGGCGTCACCAAGCTCGACAAGGTCAAGCTGGGCGATGCGGCGAAGGCGGAGACGATCCGCAAGATGGTCATCGCGATGGCCAAGGATCCCCGGGTGCTGGTGATCAAGCTGGCCGACCGGTTGCACAACATGCGCACGCTGACGTTCCTGCCGCGCCCGAAGCAGGAGCAGAAGGCCCGGGAGACGCTGGAGATCCTGGCTCCGCTGGCGCACCGGCTGGGGATGAACACGATCAAGTGGGAGCTGGAGGATCTGGCCTTCGCGACCCTCTACCCGAAGCGGTACGAGGAGATCGCGCGCCTGGTCGCCGACCACACCCCGCAGCGCGACGGACTGCTCAACGAGGTCACCGAGAAGGTCAAGACCGATCTGCGCGGCGCGAAGCTCAAGGCGCAGGTGGTCGGCCGGCCCAAGCACCTCTACTCCGTCTACCAGAAGATGATCGTGCGCGGCCGCGACTTCACCGATATCTACGACCTGGTCGGGGTTCGGGTGCTGGTCGACACGGTGCGTGATTGCTATGCGGCACTCGGTGTGGTTCACGCGAACTGGCAGCCCGTCCCGGGCCGGTTCAAGGACTACATCGCGATGCCGAAGTTCAACATGTACCAGTCGCTGCACACCACCGTGATCGGTCCGACCGGCAAGCCGGTGGAGCTGCAGATCCGCACCTTCGCGATGCACCGCACCGCGGAGTACGGCATCGCCGCGCACTGGAAGTACAAGGAGAACAAGGACGCCACCATCGTCGGTCCGCCGGCGCACATCGACGAGATGGCGTGGCTGCGCCAGCTGCTCGACTGGCAGCGGGAGGCGAGCGACCCGAGCGAGTTCCTCGACTCGCTGCGCTACGACCTGTCCAGCCAGGAGGTGTACGTCTTCACGCCGAAGGGCGACGTGATCGCGTTGCCGAAGGGCTCGACTCCGGTCGACTTCGCCTACGCGGTGCACACCGAGGTCGGGCACAAGTGCATCGGCGCCCGGGTCAACGGCAAGCTGGTGCCGCTGGAGTCGCAGCTGTCCAACGGCGACGTGGTGGAGATCTTCACCTCCAAGTCGGAGACGGCCGGCCCGTCGCACGACTGGCTCGGATTCGTGGCGAGCCCGCGGGCCCGCACCAAGATCCGGCAGTACTTCAACAAGGAGCGCCGGGAAGAGGCGATCGAGACCGGCAAGGACGAGATCGTCCGCGCCATGCGCAAGCAGGGGCTGCCGCTGCAGCGGATGCTCACCGCCGACGCGCTCACCGCGATCGCCCGCGACCTGCACCACACCGACGTGTCCAGCTTGTATGCGGCGGTGGGGGAGAACCAGGTCTCGGCGCAGGCCGTGGTGCAGCGGCTGGTCGCGGCGTACGGCGGGGAGGAAGGCGCGGTCGAGGACATCGCCGAGACCGCGGTGCCGACCCGGCCGCCCCGCAACCGGGGCCGGTCGTACGACCCGGGTGTGATGGTGTCGGGCATCAGCGACGTGTGGGTGAAGCTCGCCCGCTGCTGCACCCCGGTGCCGGGGGACGACATCCTCGGGTTCGTCACGCACTCGGGCGGCATCAGCGTGCACCGCACCGACTGCACCAACGCCGCCGAGCTGCGTCGCCAGCCGCACCGGCTGGTCGAGGTGGCCTGGAAGCCGAGCGCCGCGTCGACGTTCCTGGTGGCGATCCAGGTCGAGGCGCTGGACCGGCACCGGCTGCTCGCCGACGTGACCAAGGTGTTGAGCGAGGAGAAGGTCAACATCCTGTCCGCAACGGTCACCACCACCCGCGACCGGGTCGCGGTCAGCCGCTTCACCTTCGAGATGGCCGACCCGAAACACCTCGGTCACCTGCTCAAGACGGTGCGCAAGGTCGACGGGGTGTACGACGCCTATCGGGTCACCTCCGGCGCCTGA
- a CDS encoding peptidylprolyl isomerase, with amino-acid sequence MASSRNRQRALARAKLERQMARRAAAARKRRQVLAIVGIAAAVIVVGGLTGVVVWAKSGKDNGSAKAKAKPSATAAAAGSCYTKATAKSGQKLKDVGMPSNSDVPKTGTQTMTIKTNRGEIDVKLDTAKAPCNVNSFAYLASKKFFDNTTCHRLTTKASGLEVLQCGDPSGTGSGGPTYTVKDENLPTGKKPTYPAGTVAVANTGQAGSGSSQFFIVYGDSDLPASYSVIGTVSKGLDKVQAIANKGVTGANASKGDGAPKEKVKISSLRVSAPATSSPTPSTSASNKS; translated from the coding sequence TTGGCTTCCAGTAGGAACCGCCAGCGCGCGTTGGCCCGCGCCAAGCTCGAACGCCAGATGGCCCGTCGCGCCGCGGCGGCGCGCAAGCGCCGGCAGGTCCTGGCGATCGTCGGGATCGCGGCGGCCGTGATCGTCGTCGGCGGGCTGACCGGCGTCGTCGTCTGGGCCAAGAGTGGCAAGGACAACGGCAGCGCGAAGGCGAAGGCGAAGCCCAGCGCCACCGCCGCCGCGGCCGGCAGCTGCTACACCAAGGCGACGGCGAAGTCCGGGCAGAAGCTCAAGGACGTCGGCATGCCGAGCAACAGCGACGTGCCGAAGACCGGCACCCAGACGATGACGATCAAGACCAACCGGGGCGAGATCGACGTCAAGCTGGACACCGCCAAGGCGCCCTGCAACGTCAACAGCTTCGCCTACCTGGCGAGCAAGAAGTTCTTCGACAACACCACCTGCCACCGGCTGACCACCAAGGCGTCCGGGCTGGAGGTGCTGCAGTGCGGCGACCCGTCCGGCACCGGCTCCGGCGGCCCGACCTACACGGTCAAGGACGAGAACCTGCCGACCGGCAAGAAGCCGACCTACCCGGCCGGGACCGTCGCCGTGGCGAACACCGGCCAGGCGGGCAGCGGCTCCAGCCAGTTCTTCATCGTGTACGGCGACAGTGACCTGCCCGCCTCGTACTCGGTGATCGGCACCGTCAGCAAGGGCCTCGACAAGGTCCAGGCGATCGCGAACAAGGGCGTCACCGGCGCCAACGCCAGCAAGGGCGACGGCGCGCCGAAGGAGAAGGTGAAGATCTCCTCCCTGCGGGTCTCCGCGCCGGCGACCTCCTCGCCGACCCCGTCGACCTCGGCCAGCAACAAGAGCTGA
- a CDS encoding response regulator, whose amino-acid sequence MEQRPIRVVVADDQRVVREGIELMLSLTDGVEVVATAADGEQAVAAVARHDPDVVLMDLRMPRCDGVEATRRVRRDHPRSQVVVLTTFADDESVLAALRAGARGYLTKDAGADEVARAVHRVAAGQADLDPDVQRRLLELLPAHQPARPVPTGPAPDGLTDREAQVLSLIAAGLSNTEIAQALVVSEATVKTHVNHVFAKTGVRDRAQAVAYAYRHGLAG is encoded by the coding sequence GTGGAGCAGCGGCCGATCCGGGTCGTGGTGGCCGACGACCAGCGCGTGGTGCGCGAGGGCATCGAGCTGATGCTGTCGCTGACCGACGGGGTCGAGGTGGTCGCCACCGCCGCCGACGGCGAGCAGGCGGTGGCCGCGGTCGCCCGGCACGACCCGGACGTGGTGCTGATGGATCTGCGGATGCCGCGTTGCGACGGGGTCGAGGCGACCCGGCGGGTGCGTCGGGACCATCCGCGCTCCCAGGTCGTGGTGCTGACCACGTTCGCCGACGACGAGTCGGTACTGGCCGCGCTGCGTGCCGGCGCGCGCGGCTACCTGACCAAGGACGCCGGCGCCGACGAGGTGGCCCGGGCGGTGCACCGGGTCGCCGCCGGCCAGGCCGACCTGGATCCGGACGTGCAGCGCCGGCTGCTGGAGCTGCTGCCGGCTCACCAGCCGGCCCGGCCGGTACCGACCGGGCCGGCGCCGGACGGCCTGACCGACCGGGAGGCGCAGGTGCTGTCGCTGATCGCGGCGGGCCTGTCCAACACCGAGATCGCGCAGGCCCTGGTGGTCAGCGAGGCGACGGTCAAGACCCACGTCAACCACGTCTTCGCCAAGACCGGGGTGCGCGACCGCGCCCAGGCCGTCGCCTACGCCTACCGGCACGGCCTCGCCGGCTGA
- the hisS gene encoding histidine--tRNA ligase, giving the protein MSQGKPTPLSGFPEWLPAGQIVQRQVIDTLSRVFELHGFAPLSTRAVEPLDQLLRKGETSKEVYVLRRLQADADDASDSGLGLHFDLTVPFARYVLENAGKLQFPFRRYQIQPCWRGERPQEGRYREFWQADIDVVDRDTLSPHYEVELPLVIADALGALPLPKATMHVNNRKLSQGFYTGLGLSDPMAAIRIVDKIDKIGPGGVGATLADELGASDAQIKACLAMAEIRTTDGSFADRLAALGVADPLLDEGIEELTRVVEAAAEHAPGLVVADLRIARGLDYYTGTVYETFLDGAEALGSICSGGRYDNLATAGTESYPGVGLSIGISRILGRLLGRHELTATRTVPTCVLVALPDDASRPACDRIAAGLRRRGIATEVAPAAQKYGKQIRFAQRRGIPYVLFPDADGAVEIRDIRSGEQAPAVLESWQPPAADLHARIGTE; this is encoded by the coding sequence ATGAGCCAGGGCAAACCGACCCCGCTCAGCGGCTTCCCCGAGTGGCTGCCGGCCGGGCAGATCGTGCAGCGGCAGGTGATCGACACGCTGAGCCGTGTCTTCGAGCTGCACGGGTTCGCGCCGCTGTCCACCCGCGCGGTGGAACCGCTGGACCAGCTGTTGCGCAAGGGCGAGACCTCCAAGGAGGTGTACGTGCTGCGCCGGCTGCAGGCCGACGCCGACGACGCCTCGGACTCCGGGCTCGGGTTGCACTTCGACCTGACCGTGCCGTTCGCCCGGTACGTGCTGGAGAACGCCGGCAAGCTGCAGTTCCCGTTCCGGCGGTACCAGATCCAGCCGTGCTGGCGCGGCGAGCGGCCGCAGGAGGGCCGCTACCGCGAGTTCTGGCAGGCCGACATCGACGTGGTCGACCGGGACACCCTGTCGCCGCACTACGAGGTCGAACTGCCGCTGGTGATCGCGGACGCGCTGGGCGCGCTGCCGCTGCCGAAGGCGACCATGCACGTCAACAACCGGAAGCTGTCCCAGGGCTTCTACACCGGCCTCGGGTTGTCGGACCCGATGGCGGCGATCCGGATCGTCGACAAGATCGACAAGATCGGCCCGGGCGGGGTCGGCGCAACGCTGGCCGACGAGCTCGGCGCGTCCGACGCGCAGATCAAGGCGTGCCTGGCGATGGCCGAGATCCGCACCACGGACGGTTCGTTCGCCGACCGGCTGGCCGCGCTCGGGGTGGCCGACCCGCTGCTCGACGAGGGCATCGAGGAGCTGACCCGGGTGGTCGAGGCGGCCGCCGAACACGCGCCCGGGCTGGTCGTGGCGGACCTGCGGATCGCCCGCGGGCTGGACTACTACACCGGCACCGTGTACGAGACGTTCCTGGACGGAGCCGAGGCGCTCGGGTCGATCTGCTCGGGTGGCCGCTACGACAACCTCGCCACCGCCGGCACCGAGAGCTATCCGGGTGTCGGGCTGTCGATCGGGATCTCCCGGATCCTCGGCCGGCTGCTGGGTCGCCACGAACTGACCGCCACCCGGACCGTCCCGACCTGCGTACTGGTGGCGCTGCCCGACGACGCCTCCCGGCCGGCGTGCGACCGGATCGCGGCCGGGCTGCGCCGGCGCGGCATCGCCACCGAGGTGGCTCCGGCGGCGCAGAAGTACGGCAAGCAGATCCGGTTCGCGCAGCGCCGCGGCATCCCGTACGTGCTGTTCCCGGACGCCGACGGTGCTGTCGAGATCCGCGACATCCGCTCCGGCGAGCAGGCGCCGGCCGTGCTGGAGAGCTGGCAGCCGCCGGCCGCCGACCTGCACGCCCGGATCGGTACCGAATAG